Proteins encoded together in one Micromonospora kangleipakensis window:
- the hflX gene encoding GTPase HflX — translation MRDQETYVPFEDDELDTTTGEFELSERQALRRVPGLSTELTDITEVEYRQLRLERVVLVGVWTEGTQDDAENSLTELAALAETAGSQVLEGLIQRRHRPDPATYVGRGKVEDLGAMVLSTGADTVICDGELSPSQLRNLEQRTKVKVVDRTALILDIFAQHAKSKEGKAQVELAQLEYLLPRLRGWGETLSRQTGGSGRGGGAGGGVGLRGPGETKLETDRRRIRNRISRLRREIKGMKTVRQTKRARRSRNAVPAVAIAGYTNAGKSSLLNRLTGAGVLVENALFATLDPTTRKATTSDGRLYTLSDTVGFVRHLPHQIVEAFRSTLEEVADSDLVVHVVDGTHPDPEEQVRAVREVLAEVGADRLPELLVVNKTDAADEETLLRLKRLWPDAVFVSAHNGRGVDGLREAIEERLPRPAVEVHAVLPYDRGDLVARLHRQGEVLSTSHLPEGTLLHVRVGEALAAELAPFRAGERLVEEERVGAGR, via the coding sequence TTGCGAGACCAGGAGACCTACGTTCCCTTCGAAGACGACGAGCTCGACACCACCACCGGTGAGTTCGAGCTGTCGGAGCGGCAGGCGTTGCGGCGGGTCCCCGGCCTCTCGACCGAGCTCACCGACATCACCGAGGTCGAGTACCGCCAGCTGCGGCTGGAGCGGGTCGTCCTGGTGGGCGTCTGGACCGAGGGCACCCAGGACGACGCGGAGAACAGCCTCACCGAGCTGGCGGCGCTGGCTGAGACGGCCGGCTCGCAGGTGCTCGAGGGGCTGATCCAGCGGCGTCACCGGCCGGACCCGGCCACCTACGTCGGCCGGGGCAAGGTCGAAGACCTCGGCGCGATGGTGCTCTCCACCGGCGCCGACACGGTGATCTGCGACGGTGAGCTCTCCCCGTCCCAGCTGCGCAACCTGGAGCAGCGCACCAAGGTCAAGGTGGTCGACCGGACGGCGCTGATCCTCGACATCTTCGCCCAGCACGCCAAGAGCAAGGAAGGTAAGGCGCAGGTCGAGCTGGCCCAGCTCGAATACCTGCTCCCGCGGCTCCGCGGTTGGGGTGAGACGCTCTCCCGGCAGACCGGTGGTTCCGGCCGCGGCGGCGGCGCCGGCGGCGGCGTGGGCCTGCGTGGTCCCGGTGAGACCAAGCTCGAGACCGACCGGCGCCGGATCCGGAACCGCATCTCGCGGCTGCGCCGCGAGATCAAGGGCATGAAGACGGTACGCCAGACCAAGCGCGCCCGTCGGTCCCGCAACGCGGTGCCCGCAGTGGCCATCGCTGGCTACACCAACGCCGGCAAGTCCAGCCTGCTCAACCGGCTGACCGGGGCGGGTGTGCTGGTCGAGAACGCGCTCTTCGCCACCCTCGACCCGACCACCCGCAAGGCCACCACCTCCGATGGGCGGCTCTACACCCTCTCCGACACGGTCGGCTTCGTCCGGCACCTGCCGCACCAGATCGTCGAGGCGTTCCGCTCGACGCTCGAGGAGGTCGCCGACTCCGACCTGGTGGTGCACGTGGTGGACGGCACCCACCCGGACCCGGAGGAGCAGGTCAGGGCGGTCCGCGAGGTGCTCGCCGAGGTGGGCGCCGACCGGCTGCCCGAGCTGCTGGTGGTCAACAAGACCGACGCCGCCGACGAGGAGACGCTGCTGCGGCTCAAGCGGCTCTGGCCGGACGCGGTCTTCGTCTCCGCCCACAACGGGCGGGGTGTCGACGGGCTGCGCGAGGCGATCGAGGAGCGGCTGCCCCGTCCGGCGGTGGAGGTGCACGCGGTGCTCCCCTACGACCGGGGTGACCTGGTGGCCCGGCTGCACCGGCAGGGCGAGGTGCTGAGCACCTCCCACCTCCCCGAGGGGACGCTGCTGCACGTGCGGGTGGGCGAGGCGCTCGCCGCCGAGCTGGCGCCGTTCCGTGCCGGCGAGCGGCTCGTCGAGGAGGAGCGGGTCGGCGCCGGTCGATGA